The region GCTCAGAGGATAATATCACTGTTGTCAGGGTTCCTGGATCATTTGAGATACCTCTTATAGCTAAAAAGGTGGCAAAGACAGGGAAGTATGATGCTGTAATATGTCTTGGTGCTGTGATAAGGGGATCAACACCACATTTTGAGTATGTTGCAGCGGAGGTTACAAAAGGTATAGCCCTCGTTTCACTTGAGACAGAGATACCTGTATCTTACGGCATCCTTACAACAGATACTATTGAACAGGCTGTTGAAAGGGCAGGAACAAAGATGGGGAATAAAGGTTTTGATGCTGCACTTTCAGCGATAGAGATGGCCAATCTTATAAAGGAAATCAGGTAATGGGAAAGTACAGAAAGAAAGCAAGGGAGATCGTTTTCAGAACGCTATACACCTATGATATAAAAGGTGGAGATCTTTTTGAGATAATGGAGGATCATATAAAGGATATCAGAGGAAAGCTATCTAAAAAGACTGTTGATTATATTTACTCAATACTTAAAGGTATAGATGAGCATCTCCCTGAGATAGATGATATCTTAAGGGAGAACCTGAAAAACTGGAGGCTTGAGAGGCTCGGTTATCCTGAGAGAGCCCTTTTGAGACTTGGTGTTTATGAACTGCTTTTCTCAGATATAGAGGACAAGGGTAGGGTTTTTATGGACATTCTTGATCTTACAAAATGCTATATAGATAATCCAGACACAGTCAAGTTTATAAATGGTGTTTTAAGTACAGTATACAAAAACAGGCAGAAAGTAAACCAATGAGAACAGCATATATATCTGATATACACGGAAATATCCACGCTGTTGAATCTCTTGAGAGAGATCTTAAAGATCAGGGTGTCGAGAGGATTATCTGTCTTGGAGATATACTGAATTTTGGGGCAAATCCTAAGGAAGTTCTTGAGTGGGTAAGGGAGAACTGTCATACAGTCCTGAGGGGAGAACATGATACATTTGTCTCACAGTGTGAGGATATATTTATAACAAATCCTGAAGCTATAAAGATGGCAGACTGGACCTACGATCAGATAACAGATGAAGACAGGG is a window of Persephonella marina EX-H1 DNA encoding:
- the ribH gene encoding 6,7-dimethyl-8-ribityllumazine synthase, which produces MTEINGNLSAEGLNFCIVVGRFNDLITNKLLEGAIDCIVRHGGSEDNITVVRVPGSFEIPLIAKKVAKTGKYDAVICLGAVIRGSTPHFEYVAAEVTKGIALVSLETEIPVSYGILTTDTIEQAVERAGTKMGNKGFDAALSAIEMANLIKEIR
- the nusB gene encoding transcription antitermination factor NusB; the encoded protein is MGKYRKKAREIVFRTLYTYDIKGGDLFEIMEDHIKDIRGKLSKKTVDYIYSILKGIDEHLPEIDDILRENLKNWRLERLGYPERALLRLGVYELLFSDIEDKGRVFMDILDLTKCYIDNPDTVKFINGVLSTVYKNRQKVNQ